ATATGTACTTTATTGCAAAGCATTTTAGGGTTTAACGGAGGATGGTTCTGTAATTTAACTCTTTACTTTTAGATGACAGCCTTAACCAATGAAAACACAGTTTCAAGtaataaccaaaatataataataataactaagtTCTAAAATTAACTGAATCCATGTTTCAGCTTTTGCTTTCTCCTATAATAAAAGCAAATAACCAATTGAGATTCTCATCATCAAACTCCAACTTGCTAAAGTCTCCCAGGacccaaaaaggaaaattaaaaatatctatttGTGTGTCAGTGGCATATGGTATTTTTTCCAATTGGACTGAAACATATTCTTGATGACCTATCGGATCCGAAGTTGAAGCTAATATCCGAAGCATCAACATGGTTGGTGGCACCGCTTGTTGAAGGGAATGAAAAAACGAGGGCAGGAGAAGATCTGTTCAACCCAAAACTATATGAAGGTTCTGTTAGTTCCTCTTTGGGTTGATGCTGACTGCTACCTGATAGAAATGGCATGATGGTTGGTGTTGGAGGCTCAGAAGACACACCGGAAGATGCAGAAACAGGGAATGTGAATCCCGTGCTATTATCCGAAGTAAACATCCACCTTTGCTCGGGCTTGGTCACAGAAATTGAAGCCAAAACTGGTTTATTTCCCGAAGAATTAGATGAGGCCTTTAGCAAACCCTCACATGGTGCCTCAGACACTGCAGCACCGGTGAACTTTGGGAGATCCTGTcaaataaattgattagtgTGGCATTCTTTGATGTAACCAAAAGTTCCAAGTAATTAATAGACCTAAGCAAATTGGCAAGTGAGACGCAGAGTAAGTTATTAATATTGCCCCTGCATCATATTATGATTACCAGATTCATGACCCCAACCAAATTTCAGAGTTGATTTGAGGGAGATAAACTGATAGTATATCTTATCACCTAATGTACTTCGTATGAGAGGCTGAAAAAGATTACTATCAAGTAATGCACTTAGTATGAGAGACGAAAAAATAGACAGAAAAGGTTATATTCTCACTTTCCATGTTGGGACAACAAAATCGTAGAAATTGGAGTTGGTATATGTACCATATTGCATTTGCTGATAAAAGATATGTATTATTTTCTATATGGTATCTCCAAGATATATTAGGGGAAGAAAGGTTAAATTTCCTCTTAAAAGATACGGAGAGCCTGTAAACTTCGATGCTTCTAATTATAGTTTATACTTACTAGGAAAGTGCTTAGCAAAATGATTAGCAGTATGGCATGAGAATGGGCCATTAGTAAAGTATAAGACCTAATAAGATCACGCATGGTCacagaataataataaaaggatgaATGAAATACCTTGTGTGCAGTCTTCATTTGAGAATCCTGAGTTTTTCCACAATCTAGTAAAGACCCTGCATTATTGCCTAACATTGTAACAGTGCTATCAACTTTTAAATTGGAAGCAGAAGTTTTCGTCACATTCTTAGCCTCAATGGTACTTTCTGGAGAAGCGACAGAAATTGGGTTATCATTCCATGGAGCAGAGCTTCTATTGTTCAATTTATCCCTGCTTTTAGAAGAATCAAGTCCTAAATTTGGCAAATCGTTGTGCTCCGCTGAAACAGCAGCATTAACATCCGAAGACTGAGATTTTTTCCATGAAGTGGCTATCTTTAACTCCTCAGACTTCTTCTTAGGAGTCACTAGAGTTCGCTCAAGATGCTCCAATATTGTCCTAGCCATCTGACTGGAATGAGGATGAACAGGTGGGATACCCATTTCAGAGCTCCTATTACCATCTACTGATTGAATATCTGAGGAGCTAATGGCGCCTCCTTGTTCCAAATTCTTCTTGATTGAAGAAAATTGACTTTTGGAAACATTGGAATTTCCCACTGGAAAAGGATCATTTAATGATGAATGAGAATAAATAGATCCTCTGGATGGAATTTCTGCACTGCCCTTATGACAAATCCTGCGAATGGGTCCCACAGATCCATAACCTTTATCCACCATGTTGCTCCTCAACTTCAATTTTATGTTCAAACAACAAACAAATGACTCAAGTCAAATAGATGTAATGATTATAAGAGTTCAATTCATCAAAACGTGAGTTGCAAATAGGCATGAGCTGCTAGACCATGATAAATATTCCCTCATTCAGCTTTCATATCTATCCAGCTTTGGGATAGCACACACATAAACACACAAATCGGGCTATGTCCAACCCAGGTGCACATTTTCCCCCCAAGGCCTTGCTTACTACGAAATCTAATAATTAGATTTCGTAACCACTTTCTAGTCTGTAGCTTGCTTAACCATTGGATTAAACACTTTTCCATCTTTACTCGTTTCTATCATTGCTACCACGCAAAGCTTAAGGGTATACATGGTAAAGTGGAAAAGTGAAACAATTTGGGTGAAAAGTGGAAAGagaataaattttgagtgtgaTTGAtaggaaagaaaattgaaaggcaagaaaataagaaatatgaCTATTTTCCACCTTGATGCATAACATCAAAATCATTACAAATTGGTAAAATAagatgagagaaaatgagaaacataaaaaataagtatgcatgtttataatattatccatatcattttaaaattttaaattaagatgAGAGAAATTATGCATGCATATGTGTAGAGGGTATACTGgtaaaataatatgtatttttgTATGTGTACATATATACTAGAAGTATAATCATGAGTACCCACAAAACCGCTAATCATGAAAAATTACCTGCCCATATGCAGGAGTTTGTGATTGCTGTAAAGGAGAGAATGAACCATTCAGGAAAGCATCACCCTCGCCTCGTACATGAGCCATCTGATTAAATGCAagtaacaagaaaaataaatctcTAGCAAGCATCAGATGTAAATCACAACAGaatacaaacaaaattttaaaagtccaAACCTTGGATTTAGATTTTGAATAGATGGTTCTGGAGTAAGGGGTTCTTGGAATGTTATGAAGTCCAAATCTACCTCTTTGACTTTGTGGAGTTAGATAACTACGCTGATCATGTACCATGGAACCTGGCCAACATGTGGATGGCTTCGGTGAAGCAAATGGAACAAATGGTTCTGATGCAAAATCGTTAGCAAGCATTGTTGGTCTTTCATCTTCTGATATAATACTCTTAGAACCTAGGTTTGATTCTGATGTCCGGTTTGCCATGTATGCTTTTGCAATTTCAATTGGTGAAGGTGCAGTATCATTTAGGAGCTGCAATATTTCatagaatttaaataaacacAGAACAGAAAAGATATGAGGACAAGTACATCGGATTCCATTGTACCTAACAGTACAGGTACATTGATATATGATGGACATGAGAAAAGATGCAACTTTGTTCATGCATTCGCATGTTATGAAACACACATACACAGAGATTAGACATACTAATAAACTTCTATCCATGGGAATTCCCATAAGGCTCATCCTAGCCAACCTTCCTCTTCCCAACCAACCCAACAGCTGTagtaattcatttaatttattttcaagagCCTAACCCAATACTGTCAAGGGCAGAAGGCACACTCTAGGCACTATAACTCTTACAGTGCTTGAGGTACAAGAAGCAAAAGTAACACAAGCTAGAGTGaaaatacattatatatatatgcttgtgTGCTTTGTATGTGTATATACAAGAAAGATACGCTTAGTGTTACATTTCTGATAATAAACTCTAAACTTTGCCTGGTTTATCCTACAAAACAGGCAATTTTTTCCTAGTCATTTATTGGTCAATATACATGATTTCCTTAGATGTCTTTGTTCTTTTGTTGGGCAGTATGAAAGATTTCTTTCAAGTCCACGTTTGCTGTTAAATACACAAAATTGAGAAGTTCAGTCAGATATTTCCTGTTTCTTATTTATTGAAGGTacaattcatgcaaaaatagaaattataaagaaCTTCAGTTAGGCatgcttttttcttcttcttttttgcacCTACTACCTTCTAAAAAAGCCCACCTAGGTGCACCAACTTAGTACCTAACCAAATGCACCTCGTCAGAAAAGGTATGAAGTGCTTTTGTTGTCTGGTACTAAGGCAAACAGCTTAGTAACACACAAACACTGGCCAGCCGTTATTTATATCTACTTTTGGTAAGTCAAAAGCTTCCACAAAAGCATTTAGTTATCTGTGACAAGCCTATTCAAAAGTTTGTTACTTAAATCTTTGATTGAATTATTAACTTCAAAAGTATATCTATAACTACTTCTAATTATAGGGTACATTCTAATGCATCTTTTTACTCCTTGAGTGAGTACGATTGTTAGATGTCCACAAATAGGCACCCAAGTATCTAACCTCTTAAagttaataaacaaaattttgagaattcgTATGAAGGAATTCCTAGCCAAAGTGTGAAGTATTTGAGCATTGGTGAGAAGGCTAgatattttatcttcttcagcTTTGCAgcattgtttaaaaataacaccAGCCCTAGATAGTTTTATTGAAACCCTAGAATGGCCACCTATCAAACTCTAACTGAACTCCCACAAAAGCAACCCCAAGCTTCAACTCAAACCACTGTTTAGGGTACTATTCACCACAGAAATCAGCACAGATATCTAtaccttttcttcttcttttttgctttcttttgaTCCCTAAATTAAGTCTTTCTTTTCTAAACCATACCCTCTATGCAGTCCACCCTAAAGTTAGAAGTGCTCAACCATCATATAAAAAGATTACCTTAATTTGAAGCAATTCCCTTCCATGTCCGACATCAATTtcattaaagattaaattacattgTTATGATAGTTACAAGttcaaataattgaatttaaaaataaaatctgtgGGTTTCTACAAGCTATGTTACTCGTATCAAAATGTGGTGTGGACATGTTAATTCTTTCCAAAAGGTTTTCCATATATCTAGAGGGTTGCACCACCATACCATATCCATATGATGTGTGTAACAGATGAATGCTTCAAGGAATATAAGGATTCGAGACAGCAAAGTGTTATTAAAGTTTAACATACAAATGAAATACTTTTTCCTCATTTTTGCACAAACATCACAGCATATCTAGAAAGTAACATATGACACAAGATTCAACCTCAGTATCCATGTGCATATCATTAATCCAAAATACGAGTTCATTAAAGTGATTTTCACTCACAGTTGGCTTCGGAAGTGGGGTTGCCAAATCCCTTGTAGTTGTAGCTATATTCAGATCATCCTGTTTTTCTTCAGTTGGCCATCTCAGGTTTTGAGAAACTATAGGTCCCTTGGCACCTCCAGTAGATAGGGTTAAATTCCTATCTTCTTGATCAACTTGAGGAACATCAACAGCCTTTGAATTTATAATCCCTATTAGACGATTGATTTCATCCCTGGGTATAGAATGTTAACACACATATTAGATAATTAACTCTTTGAGTTAACTAAATGATCACCCTGAAAGATAAATACAAACATGGATATATGAAATATGAGCATAGAAGAGCATGAACAGATCATTAATTCATCAAAACCAAGCCCATGCATAATGGCTGGGAATTGGGATATGGCTATAAATGATGTTCTGACAAAACCAGTAATTCTCGGCAGAAACaatcaagtttaaaatttaagaacaaCACAGAGAATGTgaaatttaaaacaacaaaaaactaGTTACCTCGAAAATGTTTTCCCCTTCATTAGCTTCTCAATTTCTGAAAGCCCATCGTCTCTAATGTCACCCTGGTTGCCTTTTCTATGTTCAGCAATGCCAGAACCAGCCTTTGGTCCATCAGTTGTCCGAATAGTACCAGCTGTTCTGGACACTACTAACTAGGAAAGGAATGCAAATATACTCATTCAAACCAGGCCATCAAGAAAagctcaaaattaacaaatttccACTTAAATAGAGCAAGTGCAATgtgattttacaaaatttatagcGAAAATAGAAACCCTTACAGTTGAATAACAACTTTGATCTTCTTCATTAGTATGTTCTTCTATATCTTCGTCCAACTCACCTGTTTCCAACAGAACTGACAAACTTCAACAACAAATAACAGCAATTCAAGATTTAATTAACAACTAGAAGTGAAAAAGGAATTCATTAAAAATCCCCATCTCCTTTTACCTAAAAAGTTGAGTCGCTCTAAAACCCTAAAGAACCCAAATTAATCCCAAGAAGAGAATAAGTTTTAAAAGAGATGTTTTATTCAGATATATATAACTGACCATGAGCTTGAGGTTCTGGCGGCGGGAGAGAATCGTTGTTGAGGGGTTTCAAGAAGAGAGAGGGGAGGATTCTAGAGGCGCCGCTGGCTATGAGACGGCAAGCCGGATCGACGAGTTTGGAGAGTAAGCGACCGCGTAAGGATTGGTTCTGCTGAGGACGGGCGTAGGGTGTGGTGGGTGTTCGACGCGGCGGTTGCCTCCTTAGTTTCCCGCCGGCGCCGCGCTCTGTCGTAGCCTGATCTTGCAATGAGTAGGACGGCGTCGTTTCGGTGGTTTCTTCCATTCGAGTTGTCTTCTCAGTTTGTCTCTCTCTTCGTCTCTCCCACGCGCAATCACGCACCAACTCACTGAGTCACTGTGTCTGTGTTTACTACGAAGCgcacttttattttcttttggtccCTTTTTTGTTTTCAGTTTTTAGCTACAGtacatttgtttttattttttcactgtCTAAAACCAATGGGGACATGccatatgtaaaaaaaattaaccaactagtttcatatatttttatttaatgatttttctttgGATAAACtactatttttggtaaaattaacataataattgGTTTAGCCCTTAGCATTTAttacttttgttattttgatcCTAGTTTCACCTTTGTTctcaagttaaaaataaaattttcaaatcaagcCTTGAAATTTTGGAATAAAGAAATGTTTGGTAACTTGGAAGAGAGGAAATGTGTACTAGAAAAAGAACAATTCtttttacaacaaaatataaGGAAACCTAACACGGTAGAAAAGGAAATAATTCTAAGATAGGAACTAGAAAAAATACTTAATATTTTGTTGTtccaaaatcatgaaattaattgGCTAGTAGTGCAAGGGGAAGGAACACCAAATATTTGCATGTATTGGTTAATAAAAGGAGAGCTAGAAAAGATTGTTTTGAGAGAGAAAAAGCAAGTGATTGAGGAGCTTGAAGTATTAAGGAACATTTGTTGAGCATTTTAAAAGGATTTATTTAGTCAAAGATGGGGAAAAGGGAGAGGAAATTAAGTAGCAAATTGACGCTCCTTTCATAAAAAAAGAGGTGAAGTTGAAGTTGGCACTTGATGTTTAATCCAACTAAAGCTCCTAGGCCAAATGGTAAACTTACTTTACtcttttctagaaaaattgGTATATTGTGGGTGAGTCACTCATTAAGGCAGTCTTGAACTTCCTTCGAACTGATAAAatgtttaaagaaatgaataagaCTATCATTGCCCTTGTACCGAAGAAACAATGACTGCAAAGAGTAGATGACTATAGACCAATAAGTCGTTGTAATGTAGTCTATAAGTTAATTGCATAAATCATGGCCAATAGATTGAAACCTATAATCAGTGACCCAATTACCCCTTTTTAGGGCACTTACTGTTTGGAACAGGAAAATTAGCAATAATGTTACGGTAGGAGTGGAAATCTTTCTCatgataacaaaaaaaaaaaaaagttatagtaattttgaattcaaaatatcATGCAATGTGTTTCTTCGATTAGCTATTAGGCACTGGTAAATGGGGATCAATTTGCTTACATAATGCAAAATAGAGGCTTGAGACAAGGTGACTCACTatctttgtatttatttatcctCTGCCATAATGTTCTTTCAACGGTTTTACTTAAAttggaagaaaataataaaattcatcgTATTAGGATTGGACACAATTATTTTCCtctctcatttattttttgcatATGATAACTATATCTTTTTTAAAGCAAACTTGGAGGAACATAAAAAGGTTAAGGAAGCTCAAAACacaaatttagagaaattagaGTTAATGGTGAGTGAAAATTGTCATACCTAATTTCAAAAActatttatataaattctataagtGCCAGTTACTACAAAGCTAGGTAAGTTTCTAGGCTTTGATCTACAATATCTAAAAGCccaggaaaaaaaattttgagccATTGTTGGACAAGTTCAATATAACACCCCTCGCTCAACCCGATTGACGGGTCTGAGCTATAGGATGCTACAATCGTTGCCAAAGCAAATACAGTCAAATATACTGTaattattcattcatacatGCAATTAAGTATCATTCACATTCCATTCAtgttaaataatcaatttcGAGTTTtaatcgagcttacaaaagctcttttgaCAACTGGAGCTTGAAATAGGACCAAACTGCAAAGTTTAGAAAATCTCGGGCTGACACCGTGACCTCGACATTTCCTTGTTGCGACATAGTCATCTTAGTATGTCACGTCACAATGAAAAGGCTATGTTAGTTGCGAAAATACTTACTAAAATGACAATGTCACAACGTTGAGATCCCGTAGTCGCGAAGTGGAAcctattttttggtaaaaataagtCATTTGGTACATATTTCAATGCTTCCAAATAAAACTAGCAACATATGCACCTAATGCCAAATCCAATTGATCCAAAGCATAAATAAAACCATACTAGTCAAGTTTAAATACTCAATTCATATTCTTAACAAGACATTcactacatatatataccaattaaacTTAAGAATTTTAATACCATTTGAGCATACAAAGcaaattcattcaaatgtctAACCTTACCTATGCCAAATCTatcaaacataccatttcactTTCAATACACACATAATTCATTTGTCTAcactttttgacattatttATGAACAAAGATAACTATTTATCAACATATACCTTAAGTAATCATTACACATACAATACCAATTCATATATCCACTTAACCACTCATTTTACCTCATACCATAATCTTTCATATACCAAATTCAAATAGGTACATATATCACATTCTCAAAACACCAAACATTGTCATGAAACATATTCAAAACAATCATAAGCCAAATTCATTTCCATGTTCAACTCATGaagacttttaaaaattaaagtatgtaTCAAGACACCTATGTACAAGCCACAATCTTAAGTTCAAAATTATCAAACATATACCAAATCGGTGATAAGATAGTGTAAGCCTCGAGTCGATTTAGCTTGGCGCATTCCACAAGGTAACAATCTACAAGAAAAATGGGAAAACAAACAggatatgtaacaccccttgctCGACCCTATTGTCGGGTCCGAGCTACAGGATGCCACAATCGTTGCCAGAGAAACTACTGTCAAATATATCATAAACAATCCTTTACACATGCAATCCAATGTTAAATACACTCAATTcttaataaacaattaaatttgagtcttaatcgagcttacaaaagctcttttgttAATCCGAGCACAAAAcatgaccaaattgcaaagttgtaaaattttagggttgaTGTCGTGAAGTCGTTTCTTTCACGTCATGACGTCACCAAAAAAATATGTCACGTCATAACCTTAGGTCATCGACATTGCAACGTGAGTTACTGTCGGTCAACGTTGCGATAAGGAAAGTTTCTCGTCGAGACGATGACCCTGTATTTGGTAAAAATGAGTCATTTTGATACCTATTTCAATTGCTTCAAACAAAGCTTATAACATTTGCACCTAATGCCAAATTCAATTGgtccaaaacatgccaaaaccatACCAATCAagtttaaacattcaattcaactTCTTAACAAGTCATTCACTACTTATATAtcaataaaacttaattatttcaATGCCATTTGAATATACCAACCAAATTCATTCAAATGCCAAACTTTACCTATGCTAAATCTATCAAAACATACTATGCCAATACATATATCAACTAAACCATTCATTTTACCTCATACCACAATCTTCCTTATGCCAAATTTAAATAGGTACATATATCACTTCCTCAAAACATCAAATATAACCACTTTATGCATTAAACAAACCAATTGTCATgaacaacattcaaaatcatcatGAGCTAAATTCAtttccatgttaaattcatCAAGACTTTTATACCTTAAGGTATGTACCAagacctatatacatgccacaactcTAAGTTCAAAATGATCAAACATCTACCAATTCAGTGATAGGATAGTGTGAACTTTGAACAATCTGGATTGATGCGTTCTGCAAGTGTTGATCTACTAGGAAATGGGAAAACAAATGGGGTAAGCATATTAAATGCttgtaagttcataggcattaaacaaaacttaccttagcttttaattaaatacaaaaaactACCAcaagttgtatattttggcaAACACGACaaaccaaaacattaaaaagttGAGTATTTACTTATAATCAAATCATATGATATCACAAGTACGTAACATGcctattcaaataatttatttaaccaaaCTCAAAACTTATTCAACTAAGGAATGTTacaatcatgtatatatatacatgacaaTGTCAACAATTCAATACCATACTCATGTTCAATTCAACAATTGTCCATTTGGACATTAAGttcatatcatttaatttcactttaatcGTTTCTCCTAATTAACCCTAGTAAATGTATTTAGATACATAGGTATCTCTGTTACACCAATTACTCATCCAAGTTGAATATACTCATATCAGGTTATCAATCCAAGCTAAACCTTTATAATGACACGTTCGATTGCTTGTCCAAGCTAAAAATATACATGTCAGGTTAGTCGTCCAggctaaacttttaaaatgacATCAGGTTACCACTCCGGGATAAATCTATATCACATGTATCTTcaagtccgcaacaaatgttagATCTCGGTAACATTTGTAACCAATTCTGTACAAGCACGCACaaaaccctattggcatgtcaattgtATCCTAACCTTTATTAAGTTCACACGAGCCTTATTACACATATTAACTCCACTTTTCAGTTTAGTCTAAATCTCACCTTTTGAACCAATTCACAACCAAACACATATAGGATTACAAATCAAATACACAAAAACCTATATAAAACAAttaccatacgaacttacttggtCTAAATAGCAAGCAAGTTGAACCTCTAAGGACTAATCgacaattttggcttttcctcgattatctctagtttgatccaattcttgatTTATACAATTACTCcattaaattcatcaataccaaacattttcatattattcCATTATATGTATGAACCtatataattctatttttttgatacctctaaagttttacattttattcaatttaatccctaaaaccaaaatagtaatatctttcaattttgagattcgatttaaaatttgattctaGTTACATCCTTTAGAGACCCTCTACTTTCTATTAATACCAAAATTCcataacagttttacaaattattcaCTTCAGTCCTTGTGTacaaaactatcaattaaacattacaatctagtccttttttcatatataagcttaaaatctatcaatttaacatcaatttctttaagaaatcaacaataacaacttttaaaaattttaacggtttcgcaaattggtacatgggctagctaagtCAAACTTccatgacctcaaaaacataaaaattacaagaaaataacatgaaatcaCTTTAGAATTGAGGACCGAAAGTTGAAAGCTTCCAAAAATAGCTTCTTTCAGTTTTTCTCTTATTTGTTTCGGTGGAGAAGAAAGCATAAAAATGACAACTccatttacttttcttttatataaagaTGACAACTccatttacttttcttttataccttgtttaataattaattaatttagtttaattaagttaattatacCTTTAACTTAATCAACTATTAACCATAGATCAATGGTTTCTTACATCCTTCCCCACTAACATACATTATAAATTGGTTTGATTTCTATTTAGGACCtttatctatttaaaatttgtagcGATtggaattttacaatttagtctttgtaccataattaactatcaattcaaaaaaattaccggactaaaatttaatatatttctataaaaaactcataaaaattaaatattaatatttacatactCGATTTACGGAAATAGGGTTCCAAAATCTATTTTTGGtatcactaaaaatcaagttGCTATAGGATAAGCATAtagaatgcttagtaagttcatagacattaaacaaaaacttacctcatctttcaattaaataaaataagctaCTTAGCTTGGCAAAGTTTGGCTAGACATTACAAACCACATATCAATAAGGTGAGTTTTAACttgtaaataaacatataataccACACTCACATATCATACAAATTCATGTCATTTTGACTTACCAGTTCAAAACTTATTCAATCATGGAATGAAACAATTACATACATACTAATGTCATTTTTCAATACCTTGTTCTAgttcaaatttaacatttcacaaATGAATATCAATATCATTATGTCtcatttcaatttctcaattcatGTACTCTGTTTTGCCTAATGAACCCTAATAAACAGACTCAAATACACAGGTATCTATGTCACACCAATTGTTCATCCGAGCTTAATATACTCGTGTCAGGTTACCAATCCAAGCTAAACCTTTATAACGACACATTCGATTGCTTGTCCAAGCTGAAAACAGACAAGTCAGGTTACCTATccgggctaaacctttaaaacgatATCAGGTTACCACTCCAAGCTAAACCTGTATCACATGTATCTTCGAGTCTGCAGCAAATGTTGGATCTTAGTGACATTTGTAACCAATTTTGCACAAGCGCGCACaaaaccctattggcatgccactCGTATCCTAACATTTACCAAGTTCACACGAGCCTTAATACACGTATTAACTCCACTTTTTAGTTTAGTCAAAATCTCACCTTTTGAACCAATTCACAACCAAACACATATAGaattacaaatcaaatacaCAACAACCTATATCAAAAATTACCATATGAACTTTAACGCGCTGATttatttaactttgtttttatgaattctatcataaatgagtatctgcttcagtggctaagtgttctgattgtgtgtt
This genomic stretch from Gossypium raimondii isolate GPD5lz chromosome 6, ASM2569854v1, whole genome shotgun sequence harbors:
- the LOC105773591 gene encoding nuclear pore complex protein NUP1; translation: MEETTETTPSYSLQDQATTERGAGGKLRRQPPRRTPTTPYARPQQNQSLRGRLLSKLVDPACRLIASGASRILPSLFLKPLNNDSLPPPEPQAHGELDEDIEEHTNEEDQSCYSTLVVSRTAGTIRTTDGPKAGSGIAEHRKGNQGDIRDDGLSEIEKLMKGKTFSRDEINRLIGIINSKAVDVPQVDQEDRNLTLSTGGAKGPIVSQNLRWPTEEKQDDLNIATTTRDLATPLPKPTLLNDTAPSPIEIAKAYMANRTSESNLGSKSIISEDERPTMLANDFASEPFVPFASPKPSTCWPGSMVHDQRSYLTPQSQRGRFGLHNIPRTPYSRTIYSKSKSKMAHVRGEGDAFLNGSFSPLQQSQTPAYGQLRSNMVDKGYGSVGPIRRICHKGSAEIPSRGSIYSHSSLNDPFPVGNSNVSKSQFSSIKKNLEQGGAISSSDIQSVDGNRSSEMGIPPVHPHSSQMARTILEHLERTLVTPKKKSEELKIATSWKKSQSSDVNAAVSAEHNDLPNLGLDSSKSRDKLNNRSSAPWNDNPISVASPESTIEAKNVTKTSASNLKVDSTVTMLGNNAGSLLDCGKTQDSQMKTAHKDLPKFTGAAVSEAPCEGLLKASSNSSGNKPVLASISVTKPEQRWMFTSDNSTGFTFPVSASSGVSSEPPTPTIMPFLSGSSQHQPKEELTEPSYSFGLNRSSPALVFSFPSTSGATNHVDASDISFNFGSDRSSRICFSPIGKNTICH